One region of Ornithorhynchus anatinus isolate Pmale09 chromosome X5, mOrnAna1.pri.v4, whole genome shotgun sequence genomic DNA includes:
- the LOC100086100 gene encoding perilipin-3-like isoform X2, which yields MHPQLMTCLKHWAITSRQLKCQIAGNKGREFRELSKELEFCLVFSVGLYAVVPIFIMSHKEDRESIQTLKKETLEQRHPVMETVLIPSQEGEKTDSQDAVSATSTLREAVPTMLPVGMKTDSGAASSDMKPLALKSAENNTISKKQQPSPQLPMKEPPVETQPLMSAEECSDNAMSNQVTEDIARESETDTTKVSSSIAATTSGETDIISMPPNAGQLPKPEEKLVLTESDYLPIPEEELAKLAEFESEVPSKEERRPHGYFVRLGSLSSQLQPQAYKHSLEKIRCAKLVTQETLFQLYRTIDLIDCTKGSAEKLQKSQEQLHKLWLMWCKSQSGEVMHSGSPLQIETRTLAMSCDIALRLQSAFSNLMPSIQGLPDFIQEKFQKACHNMEELHTLFSMSNSFQDLTSSVLIQSQEKLTKARKNLEELLFYVEDTTPHTWLVGPYMPSKCSFTEQNPVVVASPEESKEVLH from the exons ATGCACCCACAGCTGATGACTTGTTTAAAACACTGGGCAATCACCAGCAGGCAACTCAAGTGCCAGATTGCTGGAAACAAAGGAAGGGAGTTTAGGGAATTGAGTAAAGAACTTGAATTCTGCCTTGTCTTCAGTGTTGGTCTGTATGCAG ttgtgcCCATATTCATTATGTCACACAAGGAAGATAGGGAAAGCATCCAGACCCTCAAAAAAGAAACTCTGGAACAA CGCCACCCAGTGATGGAAACTGTGCTCATCCCATCTCAAGAGGGAGAAAAGACTGACTCCCAAGATGCTGTTTCTGCTACATCCACACTCAGGGAAGCTGTGCCTACTATGTTACCAGTAGGCATGAAGACTGATTCTGGGGCTGCAAGCAGTGATATGAAACCACTTGCTCTCAAAA GTGCAGAAAACAACACCatcagcaagaagcagcagccCAGTCCACAGCTCCCAATGAAG GAGCCACCTGTTGAGACTCAACCCTTGATGTCAGCAGAAGAGTGCAGTGATAATGCAATGAGCAACCAAGTTACTGAAGACATAGCCAGAGAGTCTGAAACAGATACAACAAAAGTATCGAGTAGTATTGCAGCCACCACTTCAGGAGAAACTGACATCATAAGCATGCCACCTAATGCAGGCCAGTTGCCGAAGCCTGAAGAAAAGCTGGTGCTGACTGAAAGTGACTACCTACCAATCCCAGAGGAGGAGCTAG CTAAGCTTGCAGAATTTGAATCTGAGGTACCCTCAAAAGAAGAGCGGAGACCCCATGGCTACTTTGTACGCCTAGGTTCACTATCAAGCCAACTCCAACCCCAGGCCTACAAACATTCCCTGGAGAAGATCAGATGTGCTAAACTTGTCACCCAGGAGACACTATTTCAGCTCTATCGAACTATTGACCTG ATTGATTGTACCAAGGGAAGTGCTGAAAAACTTCAGAAAAGCCAGGAGCAGCTACACAAACTGTGGCTGATGTGGTGCAAGAGCCAGTCAGGAGAAGTCATGCACAGTGGCTCACCACTACAG ATTGAAACTCGGACTCTGGCGATGTCCTGTGACATTGCCCTGAGACTACAGTCTGCCTTTTCAAACCTTATGCCCAGTATCCAGGGACTTCCAGACTTTATCCAAGAAAAGTTCCAGAAGGCCTGTCACAACATGGAGGAGCTCCACACTCTATTCTCCATGAGTAATTCCTTCCAGGACCTAACCAGCTCAGTGTTGATCCAGAGCCAGGAAAAGCTGACTAAGGCACGGAAGAACCTGGAAGAGCTTTTATTTTATGTGGAAGACActactcctcacacttggcttgtGGGACCATATATGCCCTCAAAATGTTCCTTTACAGAACAAAATCCTGTGGTGGTGGCTTCTCCTGAGGAATCAAAAGAGGTTCTGCATTAA
- the LOC100086100 gene encoding perilipin-3-like isoform X1, with the protein MHPQLMTCLKHWAITSRQLKCQIAGNKGREFRELSKELEFCLVFSVGLYAVVPIFIMSHKEDRESIQTLKKETLEQRHPVMETVLIPSQEGEKTDSQDAVSATSTLREAVPTMLPVGMKTDSGAASSDMKPLALKSAENNTISKKQQPSPQLPMKEPPVETQPLMSAEECSDNAMSNQVTEDIARESETDTTKVSSSIAATTSGETDIISMPPNAGQLPKPEEKLVLTESDYLPIPEEELAKLAEFESEVPSKEERRPHGYFVRLGSLSSQLQPQAYKHSLEKIRCAKLVTQETLFQLYRTIDLIDCTKGSAEKLQKSQEQLHKLWLMWCKSQSGEVMHSGSPLQQIETRTLAMSCDIALRLQSAFSNLMPSIQGLPDFIQEKFQKACHNMEELHTLFSMSNSFQDLTSSVLIQSQEKLTKARKNLEELLFYVEDTTPHTWLVGPYMPSKCSFTEQNPVVVASPEESKEVLH; encoded by the exons ATGCACCCACAGCTGATGACTTGTTTAAAACACTGGGCAATCACCAGCAGGCAACTCAAGTGCCAGATTGCTGGAAACAAAGGAAGGGAGTTTAGGGAATTGAGTAAAGAACTTGAATTCTGCCTTGTCTTCAGTGTTGGTCTGTATGCAG ttgtgcCCATATTCATTATGTCACACAAGGAAGATAGGGAAAGCATCCAGACCCTCAAAAAAGAAACTCTGGAACAA CGCCACCCAGTGATGGAAACTGTGCTCATCCCATCTCAAGAGGGAGAAAAGACTGACTCCCAAGATGCTGTTTCTGCTACATCCACACTCAGGGAAGCTGTGCCTACTATGTTACCAGTAGGCATGAAGACTGATTCTGGGGCTGCAAGCAGTGATATGAAACCACTTGCTCTCAAAA GTGCAGAAAACAACACCatcagcaagaagcagcagccCAGTCCACAGCTCCCAATGAAG GAGCCACCTGTTGAGACTCAACCCTTGATGTCAGCAGAAGAGTGCAGTGATAATGCAATGAGCAACCAAGTTACTGAAGACATAGCCAGAGAGTCTGAAACAGATACAACAAAAGTATCGAGTAGTATTGCAGCCACCACTTCAGGAGAAACTGACATCATAAGCATGCCACCTAATGCAGGCCAGTTGCCGAAGCCTGAAGAAAAGCTGGTGCTGACTGAAAGTGACTACCTACCAATCCCAGAGGAGGAGCTAG CTAAGCTTGCAGAATTTGAATCTGAGGTACCCTCAAAAGAAGAGCGGAGACCCCATGGCTACTTTGTACGCCTAGGTTCACTATCAAGCCAACTCCAACCCCAGGCCTACAAACATTCCCTGGAGAAGATCAGATGTGCTAAACTTGTCACCCAGGAGACACTATTTCAGCTCTATCGAACTATTGACCTG ATTGATTGTACCAAGGGAAGTGCTGAAAAACTTCAGAAAAGCCAGGAGCAGCTACACAAACTGTGGCTGATGTGGTGCAAGAGCCAGTCAGGAGAAGTCATGCACAGTGGCTCACCACTACAG CAGATTGAAACTCGGACTCTGGCGATGTCCTGTGACATTGCCCTGAGACTACAGTCTGCCTTTTCAAACCTTATGCCCAGTATCCAGGGACTTCCAGACTTTATCCAAGAAAAGTTCCAGAAGGCCTGTCACAACATGGAGGAGCTCCACACTCTATTCTCCATGAGTAATTCCTTCCAGGACCTAACCAGCTCAGTGTTGATCCAGAGCCAGGAAAAGCTGACTAAGGCACGGAAGAACCTGGAAGAGCTTTTATTTTATGTGGAAGACActactcctcacacttggcttgtGGGACCATATATGCCCTCAAAATGTTCCTTTACAGAACAAAATCCTGTGGTGGTGGCTTCTCCTGAGGAATCAAAAGAGGTTCTGCATTAA
- the LOC100086100 gene encoding perilipin-3-like isoform X3: MSHKEDRESIQTLKKETLEQRHPVMETVLIPSQEGEKTDSQDAVSATSTLREAVPTMLPVGMKTDSGAASSDMKPLALKSAENNTISKKQQPSPQLPMKEPPVETQPLMSAEECSDNAMSNQVTEDIARESETDTTKVSSSIAATTSGETDIISMPPNAGQLPKPEEKLVLTESDYLPIPEEELAKLAEFESEVPSKEERRPHGYFVRLGSLSSQLQPQAYKHSLEKIRCAKLVTQETLFQLYRTIDLIDCTKGSAEKLQKSQEQLHKLWLMWCKSQSGEVMHSGSPLQQIETRTLAMSCDIALRLQSAFSNLMPSIQGLPDFIQEKFQKACHNMEELHTLFSMSNSFQDLTSSVLIQSQEKLTKARKNLEELLFYVEDTTPHTWLVGPYMPSKCSFTEQNPVVVASPEESKEVLH; encoded by the exons ATGTCACACAAGGAAGATAGGGAAAGCATCCAGACCCTCAAAAAAGAAACTCTGGAACAA CGCCACCCAGTGATGGAAACTGTGCTCATCCCATCTCAAGAGGGAGAAAAGACTGACTCCCAAGATGCTGTTTCTGCTACATCCACACTCAGGGAAGCTGTGCCTACTATGTTACCAGTAGGCATGAAGACTGATTCTGGGGCTGCAAGCAGTGATATGAAACCACTTGCTCTCAAAA GTGCAGAAAACAACACCatcagcaagaagcagcagccCAGTCCACAGCTCCCAATGAAG GAGCCACCTGTTGAGACTCAACCCTTGATGTCAGCAGAAGAGTGCAGTGATAATGCAATGAGCAACCAAGTTACTGAAGACATAGCCAGAGAGTCTGAAACAGATACAACAAAAGTATCGAGTAGTATTGCAGCCACCACTTCAGGAGAAACTGACATCATAAGCATGCCACCTAATGCAGGCCAGTTGCCGAAGCCTGAAGAAAAGCTGGTGCTGACTGAAAGTGACTACCTACCAATCCCAGAGGAGGAGCTAG CTAAGCTTGCAGAATTTGAATCTGAGGTACCCTCAAAAGAAGAGCGGAGACCCCATGGCTACTTTGTACGCCTAGGTTCACTATCAAGCCAACTCCAACCCCAGGCCTACAAACATTCCCTGGAGAAGATCAGATGTGCTAAACTTGTCACCCAGGAGACACTATTTCAGCTCTATCGAACTATTGACCTG ATTGATTGTACCAAGGGAAGTGCTGAAAAACTTCAGAAAAGCCAGGAGCAGCTACACAAACTGTGGCTGATGTGGTGCAAGAGCCAGTCAGGAGAAGTCATGCACAGTGGCTCACCACTACAG CAGATTGAAACTCGGACTCTGGCGATGTCCTGTGACATTGCCCTGAGACTACAGTCTGCCTTTTCAAACCTTATGCCCAGTATCCAGGGACTTCCAGACTTTATCCAAGAAAAGTTCCAGAAGGCCTGTCACAACATGGAGGAGCTCCACACTCTATTCTCCATGAGTAATTCCTTCCAGGACCTAACCAGCTCAGTGTTGATCCAGAGCCAGGAAAAGCTGACTAAGGCACGGAAGAACCTGGAAGAGCTTTTATTTTATGTGGAAGACActactcctcacacttggcttgtGGGACCATATATGCCCTCAAAATGTTCCTTTACAGAACAAAATCCTGTGGTGGTGGCTTCTCCTGAGGAATCAAAAGAGGTTCTGCATTAA
- the LOC100086100 gene encoding perilipin-3-like isoform X4 yields the protein MHPQLMTCLKHWAITSRQLKCQIAGNKGREFRELSKELEFCLVFSVGLYAVVPIFIMSHKEDRESIQTLKKETLEQRHPVMETVLIPSQEGEKTDSQDAVSATSTLREAVPTMLPVGMKTDSGAASSDMKPLALKSAENNTISKKQQPSPQLPMKEPPVETQPLMSAEECSDNAMSNQVTEDIARESETDTTKVSSSIAATTSGETDIISMPPNAGQLPKPEEKLVLTESDYLPIPEEELAKLAEFESEVPSKEERRPHGYFVRLGSLSSQLQPQAYKHSLEKIRCAKLVTQETLFQLYRTIDLIDCTKGSAEKLQKSQEQLHKLWLMWCKSQSGEVMHSGSPLQYPGTSRLYPRKVPEGLSQHGGAPHSILHE from the exons ATGCACCCACAGCTGATGACTTGTTTAAAACACTGGGCAATCACCAGCAGGCAACTCAAGTGCCAGATTGCTGGAAACAAAGGAAGGGAGTTTAGGGAATTGAGTAAAGAACTTGAATTCTGCCTTGTCTTCAGTGTTGGTCTGTATGCAG ttgtgcCCATATTCATTATGTCACACAAGGAAGATAGGGAAAGCATCCAGACCCTCAAAAAAGAAACTCTGGAACAA CGCCACCCAGTGATGGAAACTGTGCTCATCCCATCTCAAGAGGGAGAAAAGACTGACTCCCAAGATGCTGTTTCTGCTACATCCACACTCAGGGAAGCTGTGCCTACTATGTTACCAGTAGGCATGAAGACTGATTCTGGGGCTGCAAGCAGTGATATGAAACCACTTGCTCTCAAAA GTGCAGAAAACAACACCatcagcaagaagcagcagccCAGTCCACAGCTCCCAATGAAG GAGCCACCTGTTGAGACTCAACCCTTGATGTCAGCAGAAGAGTGCAGTGATAATGCAATGAGCAACCAAGTTACTGAAGACATAGCCAGAGAGTCTGAAACAGATACAACAAAAGTATCGAGTAGTATTGCAGCCACCACTTCAGGAGAAACTGACATCATAAGCATGCCACCTAATGCAGGCCAGTTGCCGAAGCCTGAAGAAAAGCTGGTGCTGACTGAAAGTGACTACCTACCAATCCCAGAGGAGGAGCTAG CTAAGCTTGCAGAATTTGAATCTGAGGTACCCTCAAAAGAAGAGCGGAGACCCCATGGCTACTTTGTACGCCTAGGTTCACTATCAAGCCAACTCCAACCCCAGGCCTACAAACATTCCCTGGAGAAGATCAGATGTGCTAAACTTGTCACCCAGGAGACACTATTTCAGCTCTATCGAACTATTGACCTG ATTGATTGTACCAAGGGAAGTGCTGAAAAACTTCAGAAAAGCCAGGAGCAGCTACACAAACTGTGGCTGATGTGGTGCAAGAGCCAGTCAGGAGAAGTCATGCACAGTGGCTCACCACTACAG TATCCAGGGACTTCCAGACTTTATCCAAGAAAAGTTCCAGAAGGCCTGTCACAACATGGAGGAGCTCCACACTCTATTCTCCATGAGTAA